A genomic region of Capra hircus breed San Clemente chromosome 19, ASM170441v1, whole genome shotgun sequence contains the following coding sequences:
- the LOC102178764 gene encoding olfactory receptor 1G1-like, with protein sequence MIQPHPRISTLEYLIIFRAHSPGLTNLIQLTLLSAYRQMGWENLTSVSEFFLLGLSQQPEQQWPLFGLFLSMYLVTVTGNLLIILAIAADAHLHTPMFFFLANLSLTDTCFVSTTVPKMLANIWAQSQIISYTGCLSQLYFFLIFGMLEASLLAVMAYDRYKAICYPLHYIMVMSPGLCVFLVSASWVTNALHSLLHTLLMSSLSFCADQEIEHFFCDINPLLSLSCTDPFINELVIFTVGGLTGLVCVLCLIISYAYIFSTILKIPSAQGKRKAFSTCSSHLSVVSLYFGSSFCVYFSPLSNHSAQKGAVASVMYTVVTPMLNPFIYSLRNRDIKSSLKKLMWARRTHSS encoded by the coding sequence ATGATTCAACCCCACCCTAGAATATCAACGCTGGAATATCTCATAATTTTCAGAGCTCACAGTCCAGGGCTTACAAATCTCATTCAGTTAACTCTACTTTCTGCTTACAGACAAATGGGATGGGAAAACCTGACCAGTGTCTCAGAATTTTTCCTTCTGGGACTCTCCCAACAGCCAGAGCAGCAGTGGCCCCTCTTTGGTCTGTTCCTGTCCATGTACCTGGTCACAGTGACCGGCAACCTCCTCATCATTCTGGCCATCGCTGCCGATGCTCACCTCCACACTCCCATGTTCTTCTTCCTGGCCAACCTCTCCCTCACTGATACCTGCTTTGTTTCTACCACAGTCCCCAAGATGCTGGCAAATATATGGGCCCAGAGTCAGATCATCTCCTACACAGGGTGTCTATCACAACTGTATTTTTTCTTGATATTTGGGATGCTGGAGGCATCCCTCTTGGCTgtcatggcctatgaccgctacaAGGccatatgctacccactccattacATCATGGTCATGAGCCCTGGCCTCTGTGTCTTCCTAGTGTCTGCATCCTGGGTCACGAACGCCCTCCACTCCCTGCTACACACACTCTTGATGAGCAGCCTGTCCTTCTGTGCAGACCAAGAGATTGAACACTTCTTCTGTGACATCAACCCCCTTCTGAGTCTGTCCTGCACAGACCCCTTCATCAATGAACTGGTGATCTTCACTGTAGGGGGTCTTACGGGTCTGGTTTGTGTGCTTTGCCTGATTATCTCTTATGCATACATTTTCTCGACAATCCTGAAGATCccctcagctcaggggaagcgGAAAGCCTTTTCCACCTGCAGCTCTCACCTCTCCGTGGTCTCTCTATACTTTGGGAGTTCCTTTTGTGTTTACTTCAGCCCCCTCTCCAACCACTCGGCACAGAAGGGTGCAGTTGCATCAGTGATGTACACGGTGGTAACCCCGATGTTAAATCCCTTTATCTATAGTTTGAGGAACAGAGACATCAAGTCTTCCCTGAAAAAGCTAATGTGGGCTAGGAGAACTCATTCCTCTTAG